One genomic region from Spirulina subsalsa PCC 9445 encodes:
- a CDS encoding methanogen output domain 1-containing protein: MTYSSPLESLEIPLERDVFLRTLIRELAGTLQSVVGLEEASGFISVVGQAMGRAIDEDYKSALQVSKLSREQVTQVLIDLKRRIQGDFYVIEESDEKIVFGNRVCPFAEKVLERPSMCMMTSNVFGSIAADNLGYAKVELQETIAQGHDGCRVVVYLQLTEEAEDAEGREYFGA, from the coding sequence ATGACCTATTCATCTCCCTTAGAAAGCCTAGAGATTCCCTTAGAACGAGATGTTTTTCTGCGGACTTTAATCCGCGAACTGGCTGGCACCCTACAAAGTGTCGTCGGTTTAGAAGAAGCGTCTGGCTTTATTAGTGTAGTCGGTCAAGCTATGGGTCGAGCCATTGACGAGGATTACAAATCTGCTCTCCAAGTCTCCAAACTCTCCCGTGAGCAAGTGACCCAAGTCTTAATCGACCTAAAACGACGGATTCAAGGTGATTTTTATGTCATTGAAGAAAGCGACGAAAAAATTGTGTTTGGCAATCGAGTTTGTCCCTTTGCCGAAAAAGTATTAGAGCGTCCTTCCATGTGCATGATGACCTCTAATGTTTTTGGCTCCATTGCAGCCGATAACCTAGGCTATGCCAAAGTAGAATTACAAGAAACCATCGCCCAAGGTCATGATGGCTGCCGAGTGGTGGTTTATCTTCAACTGACAGAAGAAGCAGAAGATGCAGAAGGTCGGGAATATTTTGGCGCGTAA
- a CDS encoding ArsR/SmtB family transcription factor, whose product MSDLNRALIDDLECELPHPLATDHLAELGQGVLDPEKAQRMAEFFSFLGDPNRLRILSLLAQEELCVCDLAIALTMSESAVSHQLRTLRAIRLVRYEKRGRKVFYRLADHHILDLYQAVAEHLDEID is encoded by the coding sequence ATGTCGGATCTTAATAGGGCCTTGATAGATGACCTAGAATGTGAGTTACCCCACCCCCTCGCAACAGATCATTTAGCGGAATTAGGGCAGGGGGTGTTAGACCCGGAAAAAGCCCAACGGATGGCGGAGTTTTTTAGTTTTTTGGGGGATCCCAATCGTCTGCGCATCCTGTCGCTGCTGGCACAAGAGGAACTTTGTGTCTGTGATTTGGCGATCGCCTTAACCATGAGTGAGTCAGCCGTATCCCATCAACTGCGTACCTTACGGGCAATTCGCTTAGTGCGTTACGAAAAACGAGGCCGTAAGGTTTTCTACCGTTTGGCCGATCATCACATTTTAGATCTCTATCAAGCGGTGGCTGAACATCTGGATGAAATTGATTAG
- the tnpB gene encoding IS200/IS605 family element RNA-guided endonuclease TnpB, translating into MYKAYKYRIYPTNEQKVSLAKAFGCCRWYWNLALDLCQKTYIETGKGLSRGYIQGLLPGLKKEYPWLTDAYSQSLQVVALNLSTAYKNFFEKRALSPRFKSKHGRQSLSYPANVKFEGDYLKVPGKIGLIYCRRHRELEGTIKTVTLSKNPDGKYYASVLVDDGKDAISPSVEGKAIGIDVGLTHFAITSDGSKYDNPRHFAKHQKNLKRKQQKLSRKQKGSKNRAKAKQKVAKVHSKIAHCREDFLHKLSRKIVNENQVIAVENLNVKGMVKNPKLAKAISDVGWGMFTTMLKYKAEWEGKTYIEVDRFFASSKTCHVCLNRVDSLPLEVRQWECQNCGTHHDRDINAAQNIKNEALRILSLGTSDTAWGGNVRQPGKISVLLDVPLNQEAPSSPTAGWGSSR; encoded by the coding sequence ATGTATAAGGCTTACAAGTATCGTATCTATCCTACTAACGAGCAAAAAGTATCCCTGGCTAAGGCGTTCGGATGCTGTCGTTGGTATTGGAATTTGGCCTTAGACTTGTGCCAGAAAACCTATATTGAGACGGGAAAAGGATTGTCCCGGGGATATATCCAAGGCCTATTACCAGGACTAAAAAAGGAGTATCCTTGGTTAACAGATGCCTACTCCCAATCCTTGCAGGTGGTTGCCCTTAATCTTTCTACTGCCTATAAAAACTTTTTTGAGAAACGGGCGCTGTCACCCCGTTTCAAGTCAAAGCATGGTCGGCAGTCTTTAAGTTATCCCGCTAACGTTAAGTTTGAAGGAGACTATCTCAAAGTACCGGGAAAAATTGGATTGATTTATTGCCGTCGTCATCGGGAACTTGAAGGGACAATCAAAACAGTTACTCTCTCCAAAAATCCTGATGGCAAATACTATGCTTCGGTGTTAGTGGATGACGGGAAAGATGCCATTAGCCCATCGGTTGAGGGCAAAGCCATTGGCATTGATGTTGGACTAACTCATTTTGCCATTACTAGCGATGGGTCTAAGTACGACAACCCTCGCCATTTTGCCAAGCATCAGAAAAACCTAAAGCGTAAGCAACAAAAGCTATCGCGTAAACAAAAAGGTAGTAAAAATCGAGCTAAGGCGAAACAAAAAGTCGCCAAAGTTCACAGTAAAATTGCCCATTGTCGTGAGGACTTTCTACACAAGCTATCCCGCAAGATAGTTAACGAAAACCAAGTAATTGCTGTAGAAAATCTGAACGTCAAAGGGATGGTAAAAAACCCTAAACTAGCCAAGGCAATTAGTGATGTGGGTTGGGGGATGTTTACCACTATGCTTAAATATAAAGCCGAGTGGGAAGGCAAAACCTATATTGAAGTTGACCGCTTTTTTGCGTCTTCAAAAACTTGTCACGTTTGCCTTAATCGAGTGGATAGCTTACCGTTAGAAGTTCGGCAATGGGAATGTCAAAATTGTGGCACTCACCATGACCGTGATATTAATGCAGCACAAAACATTAAAAATGAAGCCTTGCGGATATTGTCGTTGGGAACCAGCGATACGGCCTGGGGAGGGAACGTAAGACAACCTGGCAAGATTTCGGTTTTGCTAGATGTTCCATTGAATCAGGAAGCCCCATCCTCGCCAACGGCAGGGTGGGGTAGTTCACGCTAA
- a CDS encoding shikimate kinase produces MSVFLVGMMGCGKSTVGEGLARQLGYHFLDTDSLIEKVAQTTIPEIFACEGEAAFRDLESQVLEQVCAYTRCAIATGGGIVIRPRNWSYLQNGLVIWLDAPVSLLVQRLQGDTTRPLLEVENLPARLSQLLEQRQSFYAQADLKITLEPEQTPEQIVQEILHQIPSVIKVRE; encoded by the coding sequence ATGAGTGTGTTTCTTGTGGGGATGATGGGCTGTGGGAAAAGTACAGTGGGGGAAGGTTTAGCCCGTCAATTGGGTTATCACTTTTTGGACACAGATAGCCTAATTGAAAAGGTGGCTCAAACGACGATTCCTGAGATTTTCGCCTGTGAGGGAGAGGCAGCATTTCGAGATTTAGAGAGTCAGGTGTTGGAACAAGTCTGCGCTTATACTCGATGCGCGATCGCAACCGGGGGAGGAATCGTCATCCGTCCCCGCAATTGGAGTTACCTCCAAAATGGTTTAGTTATCTGGTTAGATGCCCCCGTTTCCCTGTTAGTCCAACGATTACAAGGAGATACTACCCGACCCTTACTAGAAGTCGAAAACCTCCCAGCCCGTTTAAGCCAACTCTTAGAACAACGTCAGAGTTTTTATGCTCAAGCGGATCTCAAAATCACCCTCGAACCGGAACAAACCCCTGAGCAAATTGTGCAGGAGATTCTCCATCAAATTCCCTCAGTCATCAAGGTTAGGGAATAG
- a CDS encoding metallothionein, with the protein MAATLEKVKCACSTCECMVSPDKAIEKDGKYYCGEACANGHTDGSHGCGHPGCNCG; encoded by the coding sequence ATGGCAGCCACCTTAGAAAAAGTGAAATGTGCTTGTAGTACCTGTGAATGTATGGTGAGTCCCGACAAAGCGATTGAGAAAGACGGAAAATATTATTGTGGTGAAGCTTGTGCCAACGGTCACACCGACGGATCTCATGGCTGTGGTCATCCGGGCTGTAATTGCGGATAA
- a CDS encoding ATP-binding protein — protein sequence MTPEEFLEFARVLPEPLLLVTVRGDILNLNQPTAKLLQRNRKDLRGASLFDLVEDEVETVQNYLQTCGRSRQLTLGSLTFTLPGEVLICRAEGGVLQPASGDSPALILLRLEQRASANLDFAVLNQKIDELSEEIHRRKQVESELVEKNSQITHALQQLKTTQIKLIQTEKMSSLGQLVAGICHEVNNPVSFIHGNLSHAEEYVQNLVELIRLYQEEYPDVPPHIKEYQAEVDLDFILQDLDSLLGSMRMGTQRILEIVQSLRNFSRLDQSEAKAVDIHDGIESTLLILRNRLGTPLRGSPIEVIRDYNDLPLIHCYPGQLNQVFMNLISNAIDALIEADIARNSDELEQYPAQLYISTKQVNSETIGITIKDNGLGICEQVCPHIFDPFFTTKPVGKGTGLGLSISYKIITDLHQGQLICHSVPGQGSEFRVEIPARQYSSAAQPESTRRGSNLLPTQPESSQIGSNLLVG from the coding sequence ATGACACCTGAAGAGTTCCTAGAGTTTGCCCGCGTTTTACCAGAACCCCTGTTATTAGTCACCGTTCGAGGGGATATTTTAAATCTGAATCAACCTACTGCTAAATTACTCCAGCGCAACCGGAAAGACTTGCGCGGGGCGAGTTTATTTGACTTGGTAGAAGATGAGGTGGAGACTGTGCAGAATTATCTGCAAACCTGCGGTAGAAGTCGGCAACTAACTCTAGGCTCTTTAACCTTTACCCTGCCCGGAGAGGTTCTCATTTGCCGTGCAGAAGGGGGAGTCTTACAACCTGCTTCTGGGGACTCCCCCGCCTTAATTTTACTGCGCTTGGAGCAACGAGCCTCTGCGAATTTAGATTTTGCCGTTTTAAATCAAAAGATTGACGAACTCAGCGAAGAAATTCATCGTCGCAAACAGGTAGAATCAGAACTGGTGGAAAAAAATAGCCAGATAACTCATGCTTTGCAGCAACTAAAAACCACACAAATCAAACTCATTCAAACTGAAAAAATGTCCAGCTTAGGACAATTAGTTGCAGGAATTTGTCATGAGGTGAATAATCCTGTGAGTTTTATTCATGGCAATTTATCTCATGCTGAAGAGTATGTTCAAAATTTGGTTGAGTTAATTCGTTTATATCAGGAAGAGTATCCCGATGTACCCCCCCATATTAAGGAGTATCAAGCAGAGGTTGATCTTGATTTTATTCTCCAAGATTTAGATAGTTTACTGGGTTCAATGCGTATGGGAACCCAGCGTATTTTAGAAATTGTTCAATCCCTGCGTAACTTCTCCCGTCTAGATCAATCCGAGGCTAAAGCCGTGGATATTCACGACGGTATCGAAAGCACATTGTTGATTTTGCGCAACCGTTTAGGGACACCTTTACGAGGTTCTCCGATTGAGGTCATTCGGGACTATAACGACTTGCCTTTAATTCATTGCTATCCCGGTCAACTAAATCAAGTGTTTATGAATTTGATCAGTAATGCCATTGATGCGTTAATTGAAGCAGATATAGCGCGCAATAGTGACGAGCTTGAACAGTATCCTGCTCAACTGTACATTTCTACAAAACAGGTTAATTCTGAGACAATAGGTATTACGATTAAAGACAATGGCTTAGGCATTTGTGAGCAAGTCTGTCCGCATATTTTTGATCCGTTTTTTACGACCAAACCTGTGGGGAAAGGGACAGGATTAGGACTTTCAATTAGTTATAAAATTATCACAGACCTCCATCAAGGGCAATTAATCTGTCATTCTGTTCCGGGTCAAGGTTCAGAATTTAGGGTAGAAATTCCTGCCCGTCAATATTCCTCTGCGGCTCAACCCGAATCCACTCGGAGAGGATCTAATCTGCTTCCGACCCAACCTGAATCTAGTCAGATAGGCTCTAATCTTTTAGTCGGTTAA
- a CDS encoding SirB1 family protein: MMFSLARQNFYSEIKKNEAELDLAKAALYIAQEEYDFLEPDVYLGVLDNIAAELRERLPDKQYPLKMIRIINKYLYEDLGFRGNKADYYDPRNSFLNDVLDRRLGIPISLSLLYLEVAKRLNFPMVGIGMPGHFILRPEFENVGIFIDPFEQGNILFEQDCQDILSKLYQQSVILQPEFLHPISKHQFLARILTNLKFIFLNRQLFSKAVATIDRILLLFPENYGEVRDRGLLYYQLNEWGLAIQDLEEYLTQVPNAPDALMIEEFLNQMR, from the coding sequence ATGATGTTTTCTCTGGCACGACAAAACTTTTATAGCGAAATCAAAAAAAACGAAGCTGAACTAGATTTAGCCAAAGCCGCCCTATATATTGCTCAAGAAGAATATGATTTTCTTGAACCGGATGTTTATTTGGGGGTTCTAGATAATATTGCTGCTGAATTGAGAGAACGATTACCGGATAAGCAATACCCCCTAAAGATGATTAGAATTATCAATAAGTATCTCTATGAGGACTTAGGATTCCGAGGAAACAAGGCCGATTATTATGATCCCCGTAATAGTTTCCTCAATGATGTTTTAGATCGTCGCTTAGGAATTCCAATTAGTTTATCTTTACTTTATTTGGAAGTTGCCAAGCGGCTAAATTTTCCTATGGTTGGCATCGGAATGCCCGGACATTTTATTCTCCGACCTGAATTTGAAAATGTCGGCATTTTTATTGATCCCTTTGAACAAGGTAATATTTTATTTGAACAAGATTGTCAAGACATTTTATCAAAACTTTACCAACAGTCTGTTATCTTGCAACCTGAATTTTTACACCCGATTAGTAAACATCAGTTTTTAGCCAGAATATTAACAAATCTTAAGTTTATTTTTCTGAATCGACAACTATTTTCTAAGGCTGTGGCCACGATTGATCGGATTTTATTGTTATTTCCTGAGAACTATGGGGAAGTGCGAGATCGGGGATTATTGTATTATCAATTGAATGAATGGGGGCTGGCTATTCAGGATTTAGAAGAGTATCTCACCCAAGTGCCTAATGCTCCTGACGCGTTGATGATTGAAGAGTTTTTAAATCAAATGCGGTAA
- a CDS encoding flavin prenyltransferase UbiX — translation MKPLTLGISGASGLIYAVRAIKYLLSADYTLDIVASKAAYMVWQAEHNIRMPPDPEEQAIFWREQAGNPSQGVLRCHRWGDVGATIASGSFPTLGMLVIPCSMSTVAKIAQGLSSDLLERAADVQLKEGRKLVLVPRETPLSVIHLRNLTTLAEAGTRIVPAIPAWYHHPQTIEDLVDFVVARALDQFEIDCVPLQRWQGGMNQGKGED, via the coding sequence GGCGATTAAATATCTCCTCAGTGCCGACTATACCCTAGATATTGTTGCCTCAAAAGCGGCCTATATGGTTTGGCAAGCAGAACATAATATCCGAATGCCCCCAGACCCAGAGGAACAAGCCATTTTTTGGCGAGAACAGGCAGGAAATCCCAGTCAGGGGGTGTTACGCTGTCACCGTTGGGGAGATGTGGGGGCTACGATTGCCAGTGGGTCTTTCCCCACGTTGGGAATGCTGGTGATTCCCTGTAGCATGAGTACGGTGGCAAAAATTGCCCAAGGGTTAAGTTCCGATTTACTGGAACGAGCGGCGGATGTACAGTTAAAGGAGGGGCGGAAGTTGGTGCTTGTCCCTCGGGAAACTCCTTTGAGTGTGATTCACCTGCGCAATCTCACGACTCTCGCTGAAGCAGGAACGCGAATTGTGCCAGCGATTCCCGCTTGGTACCATCACCCCCAAACCATTGAGGATTTAGTGGATTTTGTGGTAGCCCGGGCGTTAGACCAGTTCGAGATAGATTGTGTTCCCCTCCAACGTTGGCAGGGGGGCATGAACCAAGGAAAGGGGGAGGATTGA
- a CDS encoding mechanosensitive ion channel, whose product MILTISRTLVSHAPPVLAQASPMPTWVDETLSTVSSNLGTSLITLVQAIAILVVGWIIASLARRITYTILHRTEIDNKIAAWMTGGDTSFPIEKWIAGAIYWLIILFVIIAALSVLNLEQVSNPLEALLEEVTRFLPKVGGAAILLGLAWLLATLTKLIVVRGLRATRLDEKLGEQVGSSPEGGESLHLTETLANALYWFIFLLFLPSILSTLQLEGTLVPVQQLVNQVLGVLPNILAAVLIGGIGWLVAQIVRRVATNLLAASGLDRMGEGFGFSSATGQRSLSWILGTLAYILVLIPVSIAALNALQIEAISQPAIAMLEQILAVLPNIFMAAIVLILGYVAGKYLSDLVTSLLVGLGFNHLYEWLGFASPAAPPQDINPEEQTTPPNETIPVRTPSEIVGMIVFVAVLLIAALTAVDILQINALTGLVGGIMTIAGQVLAGAVVFAIGLYFANLAYNLIASSGNRQACLVGNAARISIITLVSAMALQQMGIAPNIVNLAFGLIVGAIAVAFAIAFGWGGRDIAAEQLRQWLESFKRD is encoded by the coding sequence ATGATACTGACCATTAGCAGAACTCTCGTGAGCCATGCACCTCCTGTGTTGGCACAGGCTTCTCCTATGCCCACTTGGGTGGATGAAACCCTGTCTACGGTGAGTTCTAACCTTGGTACTTCTTTAATTACGTTGGTTCAGGCGATCGCAATTTTAGTGGTGGGTTGGATTATTGCGAGCTTGGCGCGTCGTATTACCTACACCATCTTACATCGCACCGAGATTGATAATAAAATTGCCGCTTGGATGACGGGGGGAGATACTTCCTTCCCCATTGAAAAATGGATTGCAGGGGCCATTTACTGGCTGATTATTCTCTTTGTCATTATTGCCGCCCTCAGTGTTCTGAACTTAGAACAGGTTTCTAACCCCTTAGAAGCCCTGTTAGAGGAAGTGACGCGCTTTTTGCCTAAAGTGGGTGGGGCGGCCATTCTCTTGGGCCTAGCGTGGCTGTTAGCAACGCTGACCAAGTTGATTGTTGTCCGAGGATTACGCGCTACTCGTTTAGATGAAAAGCTGGGGGAACAAGTGGGTAGTTCCCCAGAAGGTGGGGAGTCTTTGCACCTCACGGAAACTCTGGCTAATGCCTTGTATTGGTTTATTTTCCTCTTGTTTTTGCCCTCGATTCTCAGTACCCTGCAATTAGAAGGAACGCTGGTTCCGGTGCAGCAGTTGGTGAATCAGGTGTTGGGGGTTTTACCCAATATCTTAGCGGCGGTGTTGATTGGCGGCATTGGCTGGTTAGTGGCGCAAATTGTCCGTCGAGTGGCGACGAATTTATTGGCCGCTTCGGGTTTAGATCGCATGGGGGAAGGGTTCGGTTTTTCCTCTGCCACGGGACAACGTTCTCTGTCTTGGATTCTGGGCACCTTAGCCTATATTTTGGTGCTGATTCCGGTGTCCATTGCGGCACTCAATGCGTTACAGATTGAGGCGATTTCTCAACCTGCGATCGCCATGTTGGAACAGATTTTAGCGGTGCTGCCCAATATCTTTATGGCGGCGATTGTGCTAATTCTGGGCTATGTGGCGGGGAAATATCTGTCGGATCTGGTGACCAGTTTGTTGGTGGGGTTAGGGTTTAATCATCTCTATGAATGGTTAGGGTTTGCCTCTCCTGCGGCGCCTCCCCAAGATATTAACCCGGAGGAACAAACAACACCCCCAAATGAAACGATTCCGGTTCGCACTCCCTCGGAAATTGTGGGGATGATTGTCTTCGTCGCGGTGCTTCTTATTGCCGCACTAACGGCGGTGGATATTTTACAGATCAACGCTTTAACGGGCTTGGTGGGCGGTATTATGACCATTGCCGGGCAGGTGTTGGCGGGGGCGGTGGTGTTCGCCATTGGCCTGTATTTCGCCAATTTAGCCTATAACTTGATTGCTAGTTCCGGTAATCGTCAGGCTTGTTTAGTGGGCAATGCGGCGCGCATTTCGATTATTACCTTGGTGTCTGCAATGGCCTTACAACAAATGGGAATCGCCCCGAATATTGTTAATCTGGCGTTTGGTTTAATTGTGGGTGCGATCGCCGTTGCTTTTGCGATCGCCTTTGGTTGGGGAGGTCGTGATATTGCCGCCGAACAACTCCGCCAATGGTTAGAATCCTTCAAGCGGGATTAA
- a CDS encoding SRPBCC family protein — protein sequence MSARQVFEQSISIRASAVVVERCVTEQELMQRWLNPALRCEPMGEWSTELGSRSRFIIQIPFLQPTLKNTVVEREPGLVVWEFDGFFRGRDRWECTPTPEGTQLLNRFEFEIPNPLVRWGFNTFAATLTKEDMKAQLRRLKRVAETLYQLQD from the coding sequence ATGTCTGCACGCCAAGTTTTTGAGCAATCGATTAGTATTAGAGCCAGCGCCGTTGTCGTAGAACGTTGTGTGACGGAACAGGAACTCATGCAGCGCTGGTTAAATCCCGCCCTACGCTGTGAACCGATGGGGGAATGGAGTACCGAATTAGGCAGTCGTAGTCGGTTTATTATCCAGATTCCCTTTTTACAACCCACCCTCAAAAATACCGTAGTGGAACGAGAACCGGGGTTAGTGGTGTGGGAATTCGACGGCTTTTTCCGAGGGCGCGATCGCTGGGAATGTACCCCCACCCCCGAAGGAACCCAACTCCTCAACCGCTTTGAATTTGAAATCCCCAATCCCCTCGTCCGTTGGGGCTTTAACACCTTTGCCGCCACCCTAACCAAAGAAGACATGAAAGCCCAACTCCGCCGCCTAAAACGAGTCGCCGAAACCCTCTATCAGTTACAAGATTAA